One genomic window of Mus musculus strain C57BL/6J chromosome 4, GRCm38.p6 C57BL/6J includes the following:
- the Atad3a gene encoding ATPase family AAA domain-containing protein 3 — translation MSWLFGIKGPKGEGTGPPLPLPPAQPGAEGGGDRGAGDRPSPKDKWSNFDPTGLERAAKAARELEHSRHAKEALSLAQMQEQTLQLEQQSKLKEYEAAVEQLKSEQIRVQAEERRKTLTEETRQHQARAQYQDKLARQRYEDQLKQQQLLNEENLRKQEESVQKQEAIRRATVEREMELRHKNEMLRVEAEARARAKADRENADIIREQIRLKAAEHRQTILESIRTAGTLLGEGFRAFVTDWDKVTATVAGLTLLAVGVYSAKNATSVAGRYIEARLGKPSLVRETSRISVLEALRHPIQVSRRLVSRPQDALEGVILSPSLEARVRDIAIATRNTKKNKSLYRNVLMYGPPGTGKTLFAKKLALHSGMDYAIMTGGDVAPMGREGVTAMHKVFDWASTSRRGLLLFVDEADAFLRKRATEKISEDLRATLNAFLHRTGQHSSKFMLVLASNQPEQFDWAINDRIDEMVCFALPQREERERLVRMYFDKYVLKPATEGKQRLKVAQFDYGKKCSEVAQLTEGMSGREIAQLAVAWQAMAYSSEDGVLTEAMMDARVQDAVQQHQQKMQWLKVERPDSQTNKPPHPSLLSC, via the exons ATGTCGTGGCTCTTCGGCATCAAGGGCCCCAAGGGCGAAGGCACAGGGCCTCCGCTGCCCTTGCCGCCCGCTCAACCCGGGGCGGAGGGCGGCGGTGACCGCGGGGCGGGAGACCGGCCATCGCCCAAGGACAAATGGAGCAACTTCGACCCGACGGGCCTGGAACGTGCGGCCAAAGCGGCTCGCGAGTTGGAGCACTCGC GCCATGCCAAGGAGGCACTGAGTCTCGCACAGATGCAGGAGCAGACGCTGCAGCTGGAACAGCAGTCCAAGCTCAAG GAGTACGAAGCTGCCGTAGAGCAGCTGAAGAGCGAACAGATCCGTGTGCAAGccgaggaaagaaggaaaacccTGACTGAAGAGACACGACAGCACCAGGCT AGGGCCCAGTACCAGGATAAGCTCGCTCGACAGCGCTATGAGGACCAGCTGAAACAACAG CAACTTCTGAATGAAGAGAATTTAAGGAAACAAGAGGAGTCTGTGCAGAAGCAGGAGGCCATACGGCGAG CCACTGTGGAGCGCGAGATGGAGCTGAGGCATAAAAACGAGATGTTGCGGGTGGAAGCTGAAGCCCGAGCACGGGCCAAGGCTGATCGAGAGAATGCAGATATCATCCGGGAACAGATTCGACTCAAGGCTGCTGAGCACCGCCAGACCATCTTGGAGTCTATCAG GACAGCTGGCACCTTGCTTGGTGAAGGATTCCGTGCATTTGTGACAGACTGGGACAAAGTGACAGCTACG GTGGCTGGGTTGACACTATTAGCTGTTGGAGTCTATTCTGCAAAGAATGCTACTTCTGTTGCTGGTCGGTATATTGAGGCCCGATTGGGAAAGCCGTCCTTGGTGAGAGAGACCTCCCGAATCTCAGTGCTAGAGGCATTGAGGCATCCCATCCAG GTCAGCAGGCGACTGGTCAGCAGACCCCAGGATGCATTGGAGGGCGTCATCCTCAGT CCTAGCCTGGAGGCACGGGTCCGAGATATTGCCATCGCAACAAGAAATACCAAGAAGAACAAAAGCCTGTATAGGAACGTTCTGATGTATGGGCCCCCGGGGACTGGCAAGACACTATTTGCCAAG AAACTTGCACTGCATTCAGGCATGGACTACGCCATCATGACAGGCGGGGACGTGGCCCCAATGGGGCGGGAGGGTGTGACTGCCATGCACAAGGTCTTCGACTGGGCAAGCACCAGCCGACGAGG CCTCCTGCTCTTTGTGGATGAAGCAGACGCCTTCCTCAGGAAACGAGCGACT gAAAAGATAAGTGAAGACCTCAGGGCTACTCTGAATGCCTTCCTACACAGGACAGGACAGCACAGTAGTAA GTTCATGCTGGTCCTGGCCAGTAACCAGCCTGAGCAGTTTGATTGGGCTATCAATGACCGCATTGACGAGATGGTCTGCTTTGCCCTGCCACAGCGGGAGGAGCGAGAGCGCCTGGTGAGAATGTATTTTGACAAGTATGTCCTTAAGCCGGCCACAGAAGGAAAGCA GCGCTTGAAGGTGGCCCAGTTTGACTATGGAAAGAAATGCTCAGAGGTTGCCCAGCTAACGGAGGGGATGTCAGGCCGGGAgattgctcagcttgctgtggCGTGGCAG GCCATGGCATATTCATCTGAGGATGGAGTCCTCACGGAAGCTATGATGGATGCCCGTGTGCAGGATGCTGTGCAGCAGCACCAGCAGAAGATGCAGTGGCTTAAAGTAGAGAGACCCGATTCCCAGACCAACAAGCCGCCACATCCTTCACTCCTCAGCTGCTGA